Sequence from the Melanotaenia boesemani isolate fMelBoe1 chromosome 21, fMelBoe1.pri, whole genome shotgun sequence genome:
ACAGCAGTTTCaagttacagtttttctctattgcttAAACACATTTCACGATACTGCCCTCACTTTTCACAAaactctaaacacaaaacacttttctaaaGCTACGTACACTAAACCtcacagtttcttttcaaaaacccatcacaccaaaacagttgctcatatgctcaaaagcaaacccatcacaccaaaacagttgctcatatgctcaaaaaCAAACTCTGACACCAAAATACCACTCAAGGcctgcaaaaatgtaaacactactgagcatcattaaccacattaccaaaaaaattgaaagcacaattttcacagtgtgagactgttctttttacagtttcacaactGCCAGGATGCATTTGAGCAACccttatttattctcaaatatgttttgggcattttctatagatttgtgcatttcatgggaatagttacataatgcagaaaatgcagtaatatcacaactcaatgcaaaaatgagtaCTAAACTCCATGGAGGATCCATTACACACAATAGATACTGTACAGTAACAATTGAGAACACAATGTTCAGGGTgcgatttcttttattacagtacGTTGAAAATTGACACAGTATGTTGTATGTTGACACCGAAATCATGGAGAGGCATCACGTCGTCGGGCTGGGTCGGGCCACAGGACCTCATCAACGTCACAGGCAATATTGTCCATAGCCAAACAACGTGGGAAGAATGCCCTGGCATGCCGCACCCAGCCTTGGAAcgcctccacagccacatcaTCACAGGCCAGGTCCATAGCCCTGAGAAGGTTCTCTCTAGTGTAAGGTTGGCGGTCATAGACCTTCCACCGCCATGCTGAGAAGAACTCCTCTATTGAGTTTAGGAATGGAGTGTAGGGTGGCAGACACACATTAATGAATTGCTGATTGATGTTAAACCACTCTCTGACCTGGATGCTGCGATGGAAGCTAACATTGTCCCAGAGGATGACGTATATGGGAAGATCAGCTGGCCCAGGAATCTGCTGGTCGTGGTGATCTGCTGGCCGAGCATTCAGGTGGTCATTGTCATGCAAAACATCTGAGCTCTCCTAGGAAGGTGAGGAGACGCTCAGTGTTGTAGGCACCAAGTTCAGCATGCCGGTGGAGAAGCCCTCTAGAACTCATGGCAgcgcagagagtgatgtttccTCCACGTTGGCCGGGCACATCAACGATAGCTCTCTGTCCTATGATGTTAcggcctctcctcctcctttttgtgAGGTTGAAGCCAGCCTCATccacaaatataaattcatgggGTCTGGCCATGGACTCCAACTGGAACATCCTCTGTGGAAACAAATAGCGTTTTCAGGTGTTCAGAAAGACAGTCAATAGAGCACATTACAGTACGACAGTATAGTATTGTATGTAAAGTACTGTAGGCCATGGATTGTACTGTACTTACTTGCACATACTGGTGACGGAGGTGTTTTATTCTTCCAGAGTTGCGCTCAAAGGGTACCCTATAGGCCTGCTTCATTCTTACTCTCTGGCGCTTGAGGACTCTGTCTATGGTTGTCAGGCTGACATTGTCAATGGTCGGAAAGTTCAAATTGTCACCAATGATCCTCTCCCGTAGTCTGATCACATTGTTCTCCCGAACCATATCCACAATGAGGACCTCTTGGGCTGGTGTGAATCTGGAAGCCCTCCCACCTGCAAATGGCAATCTTTCAACTCTAGAGAAACAAACATAGTCATTTGGTCAGAAATGGTCCTTGCAGTACACACTTTTACTGTAACCATGATTGCACTTGTCTGTATGTAGGTGCACTCCACTATACTACTGTATACTGTGAATATCTAGTGTAGTGACTAAAAAACTACTACATACAGTACCTGTTGTGTTCTCTGAAGGCCCGAATAATGGTGCTCACTGAGAATCTGCTGAGGTTTGGTTGGACTCGTTGTCCCTCTTCGGTCATTGTCATGCCGTGGACAATGACGTGGTCAATGACTGTTGCTCTCATTTCATCTGTAATGAAAATGCGTTGTCTTGCttgccctccttctcctctcgcTCCTTGGCCTGCTCCTCTTTGGACTGCTTCTCGCCCTCCTTGGCCcactcctcggcccgctcctctccctccttgacctgctcctctccctcctcggcccgctcctctccctcctcggcccgctcctctgcctccttgacctgctcctctccctcctcggcccgctcctctgcctcctctgacacaaactcctctccctcctctgacacaaactcctcttcttctgtcttcatcatccatttttgtttttgaactttcagcaaactgcactgacttatataggtgtggtcacatcatttgcaataGGTGTTTTCAATTATGAGTCGTTGTGTTTACTGATTGGCACCAGGTATGTTCATTGTGTTCAAGTTTTGCTGATTGTGGGtagcattttgcatcacatgagCTTCACAATGCATATTGGAGCAGAGTtatatgcaaaatgtgttttagcacggcaatttttgttttgagttttgagaaaaaggggatgggttttgtgaacagtgtctacaggtgaattgtgtttgt
This genomic interval carries:
- the LOC121632887 gene encoding uncharacterized protein LOC121632887 — its product is MRATVIDHVIVHGMTMTEEGQRVQPNLSRFSVSTIIRAFREHNRVERLPFAGGRASRFTPAQEVLIVDMVRENNVIRLRERIIGDNLNFPTIDNVSLTTIDRVLKRQRVRMKQAYRVPFERNSGRIKHLRHQYVQRMFQLESMARPHEFIFVDEAGFNLTKRRRRGRNIIGQRAIVDVPGQRGGNITLCAAMSSRGLLHRHAELGAYNTERLLTFLGELRCFA